Proteins from a single region of Pseudomonadota bacterium:
- a CDS encoding TMEM165/GDT1 family protein: MDYKILATTFMMVFLAELGDKTQLATFCLSAENNSKLSVFLGSAGALVLSSLIAVLCGTAISRLIPVNYIKIAAGVFFIVVGAWTIYSVVKVT; the protein is encoded by the coding sequence ATGGATTACAAGATATTGGCAACCACCTTTATGATGGTGTTTCTTGCGGAACTTGGAGACAAAACACAGCTTGCAACATTTTGTCTAAGCGCTGAAAATAATTCAAAGCTTTCCGTATTTTTAGGTTCTGCCGGCGCTCTTGTTTTAAGTTCACTTATAGCGGTTCTATGCGGAACCGCTATAAGCAGGTTAATCCCTGTAAACTACATTAAAATAGCAGCGGGTGTTTTTTTTATCGTGGTAGGTGCATGGACTATTTATAGCGTGGTAAAAGTTACATGA
- a CDS encoding YhbY family RNA-binding protein — MKKLKGYQKKYLRGLAHKLKPYVFVGQKGLTESLVKSVSDALEVHELIKVKFLDFKEKAMKEEISSEIEKMAECELAGIIGHIATFYRQNKDPEKRVIIIPMKED, encoded by the coding sequence TTGAAAAAACTAAAAGGATACCAGAAAAAATATTTAAGAGGCCTTGCACACAAGCTTAAGCCGTATGTTTTTGTAGGTCAAAAGGGATTAACGGAATCTTTGGTAAAATCGGTTTCCGATGCTCTTGAAGTACACGAACTTATAAAAGTTAAGTTTCTTGATTTTAAAGAAAAGGCTATGAAAGAGGAAATATCGTCTGAAATCGAAAAAATGGCTGAATGCGAACTTGCAGGTATTATTGGGCATATTGCAACGTTTTACAGGCAGAATAAAGATCCGGAAAAGAGAGTAATTATAATTCCTATGAAAGAAGATTAA
- the tpx gene encoding thiol peroxidase, producing MQERTGLVTMKKNPLTLVGASLKVGDKAPDFEVTDNDMKAKGLSSFSGKVCIISSVPSLDTPVCDMETRRFNTEAAKLSNDVVILTISMDLPFAQKRWIGVAEVDKVITLSDHMNASFGQAYGVLIKEMRLLARAVFVVDKQGIIRYIQLVKEIADEPDYAAVIKAVTELI from the coding sequence ATGCAGGAAAGAACCGGATTGGTAACAATGAAGAAAAATCCATTGACTCTTGTTGGTGCAAGTTTGAAAGTCGGAGATAAAGCGCCGGATTTTGAAGTGACCGATAATGACATGAAAGCTAAAGGATTATCATCTTTTTCAGGAAAGGTTTGTATTATCTCATCAGTTCCTTCTCTTGATACTCCCGTTTGCGATATGGAAACCAGGCGGTTTAATACTGAAGCCGCCAAACTTAGCAATGATGTTGTAATTTTAACAATAAGCATGGATCTTCCGTTTGCCCAGAAACGTTGGATCGGGGTTGCCGAAGTGGACAAGGTTATTACTCTTTCTGATCATATGAATGCTTCTTTTGGTCAAGCATACGGTGTTTTGATAAAAGAGATGAGGCTGCTTGCAAGGGCTGTTTTTGTAGTAGATAAACAGGGGATTATTCGCTATATTCAGCTTGTAAAAGAAATTGCAGATGAGCCCGATTACGCTGCCGTTATCAAAGCCGTAACCGAACTCATATGA